Proteins encoded in a region of the Halioglobus maricola genome:
- a CDS encoding LysR family transcriptional regulator, giving the protein MNVSVKQMQAFVAVARCQSFAEACALVHLSQPALSIAIRKLEDEVGGKLFARSTRVVALTPEGEALYPVARRLLADWEQALDDVHNLFALRRGKLDVAAMPTFTSSLLPGLLKRFHGDYPDINVTVHDVVAEQVVDMVREGRVELGVTFEPGEASDLEFHPLFTDRLVAVLPPGHPLLALERGLRWRDLQKHSYITLQRPSSVRLLIDGMLREKGIVLTPAFEAHQLVSVGRMVAENLGVSVVPSLSSSQVLEMGAEVRPISAPVVTREVGVITRRRYPLSVAAQAMFDIVVQCVPPEAPR; this is encoded by the coding sequence ATGAATGTTTCAGTCAAGCAAATGCAGGCTTTTGTGGCCGTGGCGCGCTGCCAGAGTTTCGCTGAGGCCTGCGCTCTGGTGCACTTGTCACAGCCGGCACTGAGTATCGCTATTCGCAAGCTCGAAGACGAGGTGGGCGGCAAGCTCTTTGCCCGCTCTACCCGGGTGGTGGCACTGACGCCTGAGGGAGAGGCGCTCTACCCCGTCGCAAGGAGGTTGCTGGCTGATTGGGAGCAGGCTCTGGATGACGTTCACAATCTGTTTGCCCTGCGTCGGGGTAAGCTGGATGTCGCCGCGATGCCCACCTTCACCTCTAGCTTGCTGCCCGGCCTGCTGAAGCGCTTCCACGGCGACTATCCTGACATCAACGTCACCGTGCACGACGTGGTCGCCGAGCAGGTCGTTGATATGGTCCGAGAGGGCAGGGTGGAGCTGGGGGTGACTTTCGAACCCGGCGAAGCCTCAGACCTGGAATTTCACCCACTGTTCACGGACCGCCTGGTCGCGGTACTGCCGCCGGGCCATCCGCTATTGGCGCTGGAGCGGGGTTTGCGCTGGCGCGACCTGCAAAAGCACAGCTACATCACCCTGCAGCGCCCCTCCAGTGTGCGCCTGCTGATCGATGGCATGTTGCGGGAGAAGGGCATTGTGCTGACGCCGGCCTTTGAGGCGCATCAGCTGGTGAGTGTCGGGCGTATGGTGGCCGAGAACCTGGGAGTCAGTGTCGTGCCATCCCTGAGCTCATCCCAGGTGTTGGAAATGGGGGCGGAAGTCCGCCCCATCAGCGCACCGGTGGTGACGCGGGAGGTGGGCGTCATCACACGCCGCCGGTATCCCCTGTCTGTTGCTGCCCAGGCTATGTTCGACATCGTGGTGCAGTGTGTACCTCCGGAAGCGCCCCGCTGA
- a CDS encoding CoA transferase subunit A produces the protein MSGFDKVVGSYEEAMAGLEDNMTVIAGGFGLCGIPENLIKEIKRKGTTGLTVVSNNAGVDGKGLGLLLEDKQIRKMVSSYVGENALFEQQMMSGELEVELTPQGTLAEKMRAGGAGIPAFFTATGYGTPVGEGKEVREFDGRHYILEESIVGDFSIGKAWKADRYGNLVFRKTARNFNPGAITAGKIAVVEVEEIVEPGELDPDEIHLPGIYVNRLIKGSFEKAIEQRTVRSA, from the coding sequence ATGTCCGGTTTTGACAAAGTGGTAGGCAGCTATGAAGAAGCCATGGCTGGCCTCGAGGACAATATGACGGTGATCGCCGGCGGGTTTGGCCTGTGCGGCATCCCGGAAAACCTGATCAAGGAAATCAAGCGCAAGGGCACCACCGGTCTGACCGTGGTTTCCAACAATGCTGGCGTGGATGGCAAGGGTTTGGGCCTGCTGCTGGAGGATAAGCAAATCCGCAAAATGGTCTCCTCCTATGTCGGCGAAAACGCCCTGTTCGAACAACAGATGATGAGCGGCGAGCTTGAAGTTGAACTAACGCCTCAAGGCACTCTGGCCGAGAAAATGCGCGCAGGCGGTGCAGGTATTCCAGCATTCTTTACCGCTACTGGCTACGGCACACCCGTGGGCGAGGGCAAGGAAGTGCGCGAATTCGACGGGCGTCACTACATCCTCGAAGAATCCATTGTGGGCGACTTCTCCATTGGCAAGGCCTGGAAGGCCGACCGCTATGGCAATCTCGTGTTTCGCAAAACCGCGCGCAACTTTAACCCAGGCGCCATCACCGCTGGCAAAATCGCCGTGGTTGAGGTGGAGGAAATCGTGGAACCCGGCGAGCTGGACCCGGACGAGATCCACTTGCCCGGTATCTACGTGAACAGGTTGATCAAAGGCTCCTTTGAGAAAGCTATCGAACAGCGCACTGTGCGCAGCGCCTGA
- a CDS encoding 3-oxoacid CoA-transferase subunit B, whose translation MALTREQLAQRVSQEFQDGFYVNLGIGIPTLAANYIPDGMEVMLQSENGLLGMGPFPTDDEVDPDLINAGKQTVTMATGAALFDSAESFAMIRGGHVDLTVLGAFEVDAQGNIASYMIPGKLIKGMGGAMDLVAGADNIIVVMTHASKHGDSKLLSECTLPLTGKGCIKRVLTDLALLDIEDGKFILRERAPGVSVEDIASLTEGELVIPDHVPEMQL comes from the coding sequence ATGGCACTGACAAGAGAACAACTGGCCCAGCGTGTTTCCCAGGAATTCCAGGATGGTTTTTACGTCAACCTGGGCATCGGCATTCCCACCCTGGCCGCCAACTATATTCCCGACGGCATGGAGGTCATGCTGCAATCTGAAAACGGACTGCTGGGCATGGGCCCCTTCCCGACCGACGACGAAGTCGACCCAGACCTGATCAATGCCGGCAAGCAAACTGTCACCATGGCGACAGGCGCAGCGCTGTTCGACTCCGCCGAATCCTTCGCCATGATTCGCGGGGGTCACGTGGATCTGACAGTGCTCGGCGCTTTCGAAGTAGATGCTCAGGGCAATATCGCGTCCTATATGATTCCCGGCAAGCTCATCAAGGGCATGGGCGGCGCCATGGACCTCGTAGCGGGCGCCGACAATATCATCGTGGTAATGACCCACGCCTCCAAGCACGGTGACTCGAAATTGCTCAGTGAATGCACCCTGCCCCTGACGGGCAAGGGTTGCATCAAGCGGGTTCTCACCGACCTCGCTCTACTGGACATTGAAGACGGGAAATTTATACTCCGCGAGCGTGCTCCAGGCGTGAGCGTGGAAGATATCGCATCACTGACTGAAGGGGAGTTAGTCATCCCCGACCACGTACCCGAAATGCAGCTGTAA
- a CDS encoding acetyl-CoA C-acyltransferase family protein — MSKREVVVLSGVRSAIADFGGSLKDVAPTEVAGQVVAEAVSRSGLDPSDIGHVVIGNVTHSDRRDMYMSRTAALKGGLPVETPALTVNRLCGSGLQSVISAAQMILLDDCDAAVAGGAESMSRVPYWLPNARFGARMGDGQMVDAMMGALTCPMGDTHMGITAENLAEKYAVSREEQDALAVESHRRAQQAQEEGRFDSQILPIEIKTRKGTVVFDKDEHVRNDCKTEDMERLRAAFKKDGTVTAGNASGLNDGAAAVVLMERSAAEAKGLKPMARMVGYSVAAVDPAIMGIGPAPAVRKLMEKTGVAIEDIDIWECNEAFAAQALSVVKELDLDPAKVNPNGSGISLGHPIGATGSMLTVKALYELERSGARYAVVTMCIGGGQGIAALFERCE, encoded by the coding sequence ATGAGCAAAAGAGAAGTAGTTGTACTGAGCGGCGTGCGCAGCGCCATCGCAGATTTTGGCGGCAGTCTCAAGGATGTGGCCCCCACCGAAGTCGCCGGCCAGGTCGTTGCTGAGGCAGTGAGCCGCTCAGGCCTGGATCCCTCAGACATAGGCCACGTGGTCATCGGCAACGTCACCCATTCCGATCGGCGTGACATGTATATGAGTCGCACAGCGGCCCTCAAGGGCGGCCTGCCGGTTGAAACACCTGCTCTCACCGTTAACCGTCTGTGTGGTTCCGGCCTGCAATCGGTGATCTCCGCCGCCCAGATGATCCTTCTGGATGACTGTGACGCTGCCGTTGCCGGCGGAGCTGAATCCATGAGCCGCGTGCCTTACTGGCTTCCCAACGCCCGCTTTGGCGCGCGTATGGGTGACGGCCAAATGGTCGATGCCATGATGGGCGCCCTCACCTGCCCCATGGGAGACACCCACATGGGCATCACCGCGGAAAACCTGGCGGAAAAATATGCCGTGAGCCGCGAAGAACAGGACGCACTCGCCGTTGAGAGCCACCGCCGCGCCCAGCAGGCACAGGAAGAAGGCCGCTTTGACAGCCAGATCCTGCCCATTGAGATCAAGACCCGCAAGGGTACCGTGGTGTTCGACAAAGACGAGCACGTGCGCAACGACTGCAAGACCGAGGACATGGAGCGTCTGCGCGCCGCCTTCAAAAAAGACGGCACTGTCACCGCAGGCAACGCCTCCGGCCTGAACGATGGCGCTGCCGCCGTGGTCCTGATGGAGCGCAGTGCCGCCGAGGCCAAAGGCCTCAAGCCGATGGCCCGCATGGTCGGTTATTCTGTCGCGGCGGTTGACCCCGCGATCATGGGCATTGGCCCGGCACCGGCGGTGCGCAAGCTCATGGAAAAAACCGGCGTAGCGATCGAGGACATCGACATCTGGGAATGCAACGAAGCGTTTGCCGCCCAGGCCCTGTCGGTCGTCAAGGAACTCGACCTGGACCCCGCCAAGGTGAACCCCAACGGCTCCGGCATCAGCCTGGGCCATCCTATTGGTGCCACAGGCTCCATGCTCACAGTGAAGGCCCTTTACGAACTGGAGCGCAGCGGCGCCCGCTACGCGGTCGTCACCATGTGCATCGGCGGCGGACAAGGTATCGCTGCACTGTTCGAACGCTGCGAGTAA
- a CDS encoding ATP-binding cassette domain-containing protein — MPQLTLSKASLHYGTHVLLDEVELSIDAGDKLGLLGRNGAGKTTLLKVLAGEQPLDSGERWLRPGTKMARLHQELPAADDLTVYDVVAAGLAEVGELIASYHHAVLEGDMETLARVQDKLEAKDGWSLQQKIETTITQLQLPADATMGELSGGWRRRVALAQALVCEPDILLLDEPTNHLDIPAIAWLEEQLRNYRGSLILITHDRRFLQNVVNCIAELDRGHLSVWRGDYRGFLRHREHELAAEERANELFDKKLAQEEVWIRQGIKARRTRNEGRVRALKEMRNERAQRRERQGAAGFSVEDASRSGKIVAELQHVGHAYGSKTLLHDFSTVLQRGDRIGIVGPNGAGKSTLVKILLGELLPDQGDVKLGTKLEIAYSDQLRGHLDPEKDLIDNVCGGRDFIEIDGKRKHAISYLGDFLFSPDRVRTPVKALSGGEQNRAVLARLFSKPANMLVLDEPTNDLDIETLELLEEILLKFEGTVLLVSHDREFMDNVVTSLFVLEGDGVVNEQAGGYSDWEARGGKLREMGQQAASAAAPTEKPQTAPAAATEPAPVKRKLSYKDQRELDALPELIDELETRQAGLEEQTAAADFYQRDHTAVQEVLDALAAVQGELDQAMERWAELED, encoded by the coding sequence ATGCCACAACTCACACTCTCAAAAGCCAGCCTGCACTACGGCACCCACGTTCTGCTGGACGAGGTGGAACTGTCCATCGACGCCGGCGACAAACTGGGCCTGCTCGGGCGCAATGGCGCCGGAAAAACCACCCTGCTCAAAGTTCTGGCGGGCGAACAACCACTGGACTCAGGTGAGCGCTGGCTGCGGCCCGGCACCAAGATGGCTCGACTGCACCAGGAACTGCCTGCGGCTGACGATCTCACGGTCTACGACGTCGTCGCGGCGGGCCTGGCCGAGGTCGGCGAGCTGATCGCCAGTTACCACCACGCCGTACTGGAAGGCGATATGGAGACCCTGGCACGCGTTCAGGACAAACTGGAAGCCAAAGACGGCTGGAGCCTGCAACAGAAGATCGAAACCACCATTACCCAGTTGCAACTGCCTGCCGATGCCACAATGGGCGAACTCTCCGGCGGCTGGCGTCGACGCGTCGCCCTGGCCCAGGCGCTGGTATGTGAGCCGGACATCCTGCTGCTGGACGAGCCCACCAACCACCTCGATATTCCCGCCATCGCCTGGCTGGAAGAACAGCTGCGCAACTACCGCGGCAGCCTGATCCTGATTACCCACGACCGCCGCTTCCTGCAGAACGTGGTGAACTGCATCGCCGAACTGGATCGCGGACACCTCAGCGTTTGGCGCGGTGATTATCGCGGCTTTCTGCGCCATCGAGAGCATGAACTCGCCGCAGAGGAACGCGCCAATGAGTTATTCGACAAGAAGCTGGCCCAGGAAGAAGTCTGGATTCGCCAGGGCATCAAGGCCCGCCGCACACGCAACGAAGGCCGGGTGCGTGCCCTCAAGGAAATGCGCAACGAGCGCGCCCAGCGCCGTGAGCGCCAGGGCGCTGCCGGTTTCAGCGTCGAAGACGCAAGCCGCTCTGGAAAGATAGTGGCGGAGCTGCAGCATGTGGGCCACGCCTATGGCTCCAAGACCTTGCTCCACGACTTCAGTACAGTCCTCCAGCGGGGCGATCGCATTGGCATCGTAGGCCCCAATGGCGCCGGTAAATCCACCCTGGTGAAGATTCTGCTGGGGGAACTACTGCCAGACCAGGGCGACGTAAAACTGGGCACCAAGTTGGAAATTGCCTACTCCGACCAGCTTAGAGGTCACCTGGATCCAGAGAAAGACCTGATCGACAACGTCTGCGGTGGACGTGATTTCATTGAGATAGACGGCAAGCGTAAACACGCCATTTCCTATCTCGGCGACTTCCTGTTCTCACCTGACCGAGTACGCACCCCGGTAAAAGCCCTGTCGGGCGGCGAACAGAACCGCGCCGTACTGGCACGCCTGTTCAGCAAGCCCGCCAACATGCTGGTGCTCGACGAGCCCACCAACGACCTCGATATCGAAACCCTGGAACTGTTGGAAGAAATTCTGCTTAAGTTTGAAGGCACCGTACTTCTGGTGAGCCACGACCGCGAATTCATGGACAACGTGGTCACCAGCCTGTTTGTGCTCGAAGGCGACGGCGTGGTGAACGAACAGGCAGGCGGCTACAGCGACTGGGAAGCCCGCGGCGGCAAGCTGCGCGAAATGGGGCAGCAGGCGGCAAGCGCTGCGGCGCCCACTGAAAAACCCCAGACGGCTCCCGCTGCCGCGACAGAGCCCGCGCCAGTCAAGCGCAAACTGTCCTACAAAGACCAGCGTGAGCTCGATGCACTACCGGAACTGATTGATGAGCTTGAAACCAGACAGGCCGGACTTGAAGAGCAAACTGCAGCTGCGGATTTCTATCAGCGGGATCATACTGCGGTGCAGGAAGTTTTGGATGCACTCGCCGCTGTGCAGGGAGAGCTTGACCAGGCAATGGAACGCTGGGCCGAGCTGGAGGACTGA